Proteins encoded by one window of Cystobacter ferrugineus:
- a CDS encoding TonB-dependent receptor domain-containing protein has translation MVKNPTALKRAGTLALMLCAGTAFGDSRLEARRHFRNGMSLIAQGKYDPGIAELLEAYAIKPHANVLYNIARAYQDAGRVPEAVEYYRRYLDASPPDAARVRTTLAKLEQTLQEDPEASAQAGAAGTTDPSRKPGLPPMPIAPGPEAARSLAALVERLEKAIARAEALPESSAAAPSARPSSQTPSGANAAMASTEDEGAVPYEERVVTASRRAQSSLEAPNATTVITADDIRLSGATTVQDLLRRVPGAEVMTMGAGSANVSLRGFNQRLANKVLVLVDGRTEYQDFLGMTLWSSIPVELDDIERIEVIRGPGSALYGANAMLGVVNIITRAPGTGPRARFQGYTGTGNMAGGHFVTHGSAGALYYRASAGYSQADKWSRDFAEDRPDIVIQDPEKDLGVRSARATLSTVYHFKPGTELGLSGGVNRLYTEAYPPGALRNFYVDGVTGFVKADANLGPLKVKAFWNTLSADAGPQYQARGQRPLATRIDSNIFNAELLYSHNFSLLGEHQVNVGVEGRLKRVDWDYLVTLREELHAAAFIQDEWRIAQPFRIMASYRADRHPLLDNGQPGLAHSPRVSVLYMPLEGHALRASAASAFREPTFLESYASLAFPVPGINGANLLTQGSRTLKPERLLAFELGYRGEAPRLGIDWDVTLYQNTVYDLIQLSAVQSSTANDSWDATTGTYLLGRSYFQNEAATYTARGAEAGVTLAPVDGLGIKVNAAFQSLTAEGEDGLCGPCTQAPQVKLYGGVTYRTRQNLEFGLDVAWSSATQWVEREPAADDPTRIDAIANALPSYAVISARVGYMPVKDKVSVALVGTNLGPPHSEHPFGNLIQRRVLAILTVTP, from the coding sequence ATGGTGAAGAACCCGACCGCCCTGAAGCGAGCCGGCACGCTGGCGCTGATGTTGTGCGCGGGCACGGCCTTCGGCGACTCCCGCCTGGAGGCCCGCCGCCACTTCCGCAACGGAATGAGCCTCATTGCCCAGGGCAAGTACGACCCGGGCATCGCCGAGTTGCTGGAAGCCTACGCCATCAAGCCCCACGCCAACGTCCTCTACAACATCGCCCGCGCCTACCAGGACGCGGGCCGGGTGCCCGAGGCCGTGGAGTACTACCGGCGCTATCTCGACGCCTCGCCCCCGGACGCCGCCCGCGTGCGCACCACGCTCGCGAAGCTCGAGCAGACGCTCCAGGAGGACCCCGAGGCCAGCGCGCAGGCCGGCGCGGCGGGCACCACGGATCCCTCCCGGAAGCCCGGGCTGCCTCCCATGCCCATCGCCCCCGGCCCCGAGGCGGCCAGGTCGCTCGCCGCGCTGGTGGAGCGTCTGGAGAAGGCCATCGCCCGCGCCGAGGCCCTGCCGGAGTCCTCCGCGGCCGCCCCTTCCGCGCGGCCCTCGTCGCAGACGCCTTCCGGGGCAAACGCCGCCATGGCCTCCACCGAGGACGAGGGCGCGGTGCCCTACGAGGAGCGCGTGGTGACGGCGAGCCGCCGCGCCCAGTCCTCGCTCGAGGCGCCCAACGCCACCACCGTCATCACCGCCGATGACATCCGCCTGTCGGGCGCCACCACCGTGCAGGACTTGCTGCGCCGCGTGCCGGGGGCCGAGGTGATGACGATGGGGGCCGGCAGCGCCAACGTGTCGCTGCGCGGCTTCAACCAGCGCCTGGCCAACAAGGTGCTCGTGCTGGTGGACGGGCGCACCGAGTACCAGGACTTCCTCGGCATGACGCTCTGGTCCTCGATCCCGGTGGAGCTGGACGACATCGAGCGCATCGAGGTCATCCGCGGCCCGGGCAGCGCGCTGTACGGCGCCAACGCCATGCTCGGCGTGGTCAACATCATCACCCGCGCTCCGGGCACCGGTCCCCGCGCGCGCTTCCAGGGCTACACCGGCACCGGCAACATGGCCGGCGGCCACTTCGTCACCCATGGCAGCGCGGGCGCGCTGTACTACCGCGCCTCCGCGGGCTACTCGCAGGCGGACAAGTGGAGCCGGGACTTCGCCGAGGATCGTCCCGACATCGTCATCCAGGATCCGGAGAAGGACCTGGGCGTGCGCAGCGCGCGCGCCACCCTGTCCACCGTCTACCATTTCAAGCCGGGCACCGAGCTGGGCCTGTCCGGCGGCGTCAACCGCCTCTACACGGAAGCCTACCCGCCGGGCGCCCTGCGCAACTTCTACGTGGACGGGGTGACGGGCTTCGTCAAGGCGGACGCGAACCTGGGCCCCCTGAAGGTGAAGGCCTTCTGGAACACGCTGTCGGCCGACGCGGGGCCGCAGTACCAGGCCCGGGGCCAGCGCCCGCTCGCCACGCGCATCGACTCCAACATCTTCAACGCCGAGCTGCTCTACAGCCACAACTTCTCGCTCCTGGGCGAGCACCAGGTGAACGTGGGCGTGGAGGGACGGCTCAAGCGCGTGGACTGGGACTACCTCGTGACGCTGCGCGAGGAGCTGCACGCCGCCGCCTTCATCCAGGACGAGTGGAGGATCGCCCAGCCCTTCCGGATCATGGCCTCCTACCGCGCGGACCGGCACCCGCTGCTGGACAACGGCCAGCCGGGCCTGGCGCACTCGCCCCGCGTCTCCGTGCTCTACATGCCCCTGGAGGGCCATGCGCTGCGCGCCAGCGCCGCCTCCGCCTTCCGCGAGCCCACCTTCCTGGAGTCCTACGCCTCGCTGGCCTTCCCCGTCCCCGGCATCAACGGCGCCAACCTGCTCACCCAGGGCAGCCGCACCCTCAAGCCCGAGCGGCTACTGGCCTTCGAGCTGGGCTACCGCGGCGAGGCGCCCCGGCTCGGCATCGACTGGGACGTGACCCTCTACCAGAACACCGTGTACGACCTCATCCAGCTCTCCGCCGTGCAGTCGTCGACGGCGAACGACTCCTGGGACGCGACCACGGGCACCTACCTGCTGGGCCGCTCGTACTTCCAGAACGAGGCGGCCACGTACACCGCGCGCGGCGCCGAGGCCGGCGTGACGCTCGCCCCGGTGGACGGCCTGGGCATCAAGGTCAACGCCGCCTTCCAGAGCCTGACGGCCGAGGGCGAGGACGGCCTGTGCGGCCCCTGCACCCAGGCGCCCCAGGTGAAGCTCTACGGCGGCGTCACCTACCGCACGCGGCAGAACCTGGAGTTTGGCCTGGACGTGGCCTGGTCCTCCGCCACCCAGTGGGTGGAGCGCGAGCCCGCGGCGGACGATCCCACCCGCATCGACGCCATCGCCAACGCCCTGCCCTCCTACGCCGTCATCAGCGCCCGCGTGGGCTACATGCCGGTGAAGGACAAGGTCTCGGTGGCCCTCGTGGGCACCAACCTGGGCCCCCCTCATTCCGAGCACCCCTTCGGCAACCTCATCCAGCGCCGCGTGCTCGCCATCCTGACGGTGACGCCATGA
- the rtcA gene encoding RNA 3'-terminal phosphate cyclase — MTDADRDNAPVELDGSEGEGGGQILRSALSLSLITGRPFHLYRTRANRQPSGLRPQHLACVRGAEAISGGRSEGAEVGASEVRFEPGPVRPGDYVLEVGTAGSTPLLYQCLFYPLAVAGGGSLTLRGGTHLPHSPSYHYLAGVWQPMARAFGLHMTLRLVHAGFYPEGAGEFVAEVEPVREPPRRVELTARGTLRDIAVGSFVGGLPFGIAERQSNAAVAALRERGFYSHAANRPLPTTRSVGTVTFLLAQFEHTIAGFTALGRRGHPAEAVGREAAESLARFMESTGALDEHLGDQILLPAALLAAGRLGPAVPGTTRYLPERVTEHLTTHARLIERFLPVRVTVEPDGTVEVAPRPPG, encoded by the coding sequence ATGACGGACGCGGATCGCGACAACGCACCGGTGGAGTTGGATGGGAGCGAGGGGGAGGGGGGTGGGCAGATCCTCCGCTCGGCGCTCTCGCTGTCGCTCATCACCGGACGGCCCTTCCATCTGTACCGGACGCGGGCGAACCGCCAGCCCTCGGGGCTACGGCCCCAGCACCTCGCGTGCGTGCGGGGGGCGGAAGCAATCAGTGGCGGCCGGAGCGAGGGGGCCGAAGTAGGAGCCTCGGAGGTGCGCTTCGAGCCGGGGCCGGTGCGTCCCGGAGACTATGTGCTGGAGGTGGGGACGGCGGGCAGCACGCCGCTGCTCTACCAGTGCCTCTTCTATCCGCTGGCGGTGGCGGGAGGCGGCTCGCTCACCCTGCGCGGGGGAACGCACCTGCCGCACAGTCCGAGCTACCACTACCTCGCGGGCGTGTGGCAGCCGATGGCGCGGGCGTTCGGGCTGCACATGACGTTGCGCCTGGTGCACGCGGGCTTCTACCCGGAAGGGGCGGGGGAGTTCGTCGCGGAGGTGGAACCCGTGCGCGAGCCTCCGCGGCGGGTGGAGCTCACGGCGCGCGGGACGCTCCGGGACATCGCGGTGGGCTCGTTCGTGGGCGGACTGCCCTTTGGCATCGCCGAGCGGCAGTCCAACGCGGCGGTGGCGGCGCTGCGTGAGCGGGGCTTCTACAGCCACGCGGCGAACCGTCCCCTGCCCACGACGCGCTCGGTGGGCACGGTCACCTTCCTGCTGGCGCAGTTCGAGCACACGATCGCGGGGTTCACCGCCCTGGGACGGCGGGGCCATCCGGCGGAGGCGGTGGGGCGAGAGGCGGCGGAGTCCCTGGCGCGCTTCATGGAGAGCACGGGGGCGTTGGACGAGCACCTTGGCGATCAGATCCTCCTGCCGGCGGCGCTGCTGGCGGCGGGCAGGCTGGGTCCGGCCGTGCCGGGCACGACGCGCTACCTCCCCGAGCGGGTGACGGAGCACCTCACCACCCATGCACGGCTCATCGAGCGCTTCCTGCCGGTGCGGGTGACCGTGGAGCCGGACGGGACGGTCGAGGTCGCGCCCCGCCCCCCGGGATGA
- a CDS encoding IS1380 family transposase, with protein MKTERNAKQVEFDSVGRRKLVAAFDGEHISSDGGLALLHRTDQRFELMRKFAECFKDLRRPELIEHSVEELVRQRVFGIACGYEDLVDHETLRNDPLLAAVVGKSEPQKQPLASPSTLNRLELTPADATAEARYRKVVYDGQAIENFFVDAFLDAHREPLREVVLDLDATDDPIHGTQEGRFFHGYYGNYCYLPLYIFAGDFLLCARLRTADLDAAAGSLEEVQRLVSRIRARWPQTRILLRADSGFARDELMTWCEQNGIDFVFGLARNARLEAMISGDLKLVRAVSREERKGAPVRAYRELRYRTLESWTRERRVVAKAEWLGDKFNPRFVVTSLRPQEHEARALYEQLYCARGDMENRIKEQQLDLFADRTSAHSLRANQLRLWFASAAYVLLNLLRHFGLRGTEMERAQAGTIRLKLLKVAAIVRVSVRRVVLSLSAAAPVKDLFARIAQQLHEVPTPS; from the coding sequence GTGAAAACAGAGCGTAACGCGAAGCAGGTCGAGTTCGACAGCGTGGGAAGGAGGAAACTGGTGGCGGCGTTCGACGGCGAGCACATCTCGTCGGATGGAGGGCTGGCGCTGTTGCACCGAACGGACCAGCGGTTCGAGCTGATGCGGAAGTTCGCCGAGTGCTTCAAGGACTTGAGAAGGCCGGAGTTGATTGAGCACTCGGTGGAAGAACTCGTCCGACAGCGCGTTTTCGGCATCGCGTGCGGCTACGAGGACCTGGTGGACCATGAGACGCTGCGAAACGACCCGCTGCTTGCGGCCGTGGTGGGCAAGTCGGAGCCCCAGAAGCAGCCTTTGGCCAGCCCGAGCACGCTCAACCGGCTGGAGCTGACGCCAGCGGACGCGACGGCCGAGGCCCGCTACCGGAAGGTGGTTTACGACGGCCAGGCCATCGAGAACTTCTTCGTCGATGCGTTCCTGGATGCGCACCGTGAGCCGCTGCGCGAAGTGGTGCTGGACCTCGATGCGACAGACGACCCGATTCACGGCACGCAGGAGGGCCGCTTCTTCCACGGCTACTACGGCAACTACTGCTACCTGCCGCTCTACATCTTCGCTGGCGACTTCCTGCTGTGCGCCAGGCTGCGCACCGCCGACCTCGACGCCGCCGCGGGCTCGCTGGAGGAAGTGCAGCGGCTCGTCTCGCGCATCCGCGCGCGCTGGCCGCAGACGCGCATCCTCCTGCGTGCGGATTCCGGCTTCGCCCGGGATGAACTCATGACCTGGTGCGAGCAGAACGGCATCGACTTCGTGTTCGGTCTGGCTCGAAACGCCCGGCTGGAAGCCATGATAAGCGGGGACCTGAAGCTGGTGCGCGCTGTCTCCCGCGAAGAGCGTAAAGGCGCTCCGGTGCGGGCGTACCGGGAACTTCGCTACCGCACCCTGGAGTCCTGGACGCGCGAACGCCGCGTTGTCGCGAAGGCCGAGTGGCTCGGGGACAAATTCAACCCGCGCTTCGTGGTGACTTCTTTGCGCCCCCAGGAGCATGAGGCCCGGGCTCTGTACGAGCAGCTCTACTGCGCCCGCGGCGACATGGAGAACCGAATCAAGGAGCAGCAGTTGGACCTCTTCGCCGACAGGACCAGCGCCCACTCCCTGCGCGCCAACCAGCTGCGCCTCTGGTTTGCCTCCGCCGCGTACGTCCTGCTGAACCTGCTGCGCCACTTCGGCCTACGCGGCACCGAGATGGAGCGGGCGCAGGCGGGCACCATCCGGTTGAAGCTGCTCAAGGTTGCCGCCATCGTCCGCGTCAGCGTCCGCCGCGTCGTGCTCTCGCTCAGCGCGGCTGCGCCGGTGAAGGACCTCTTCGCGCGCATCGCCCAACAGCTCCACGAAGTCCCAACTCCCTCCTGA
- a CDS encoding fatty acid desaturase, whose product MRSHVPRGPWGVLIALTVMGAWLGHLVWLLVGTRLSLASPLAWLHIALQAYLCTGLFITGHDAMHGTVSRRRWVNETVGTLACFLFAGLSYRRLVVNHRAHHADPTGPDDPDFSTRTQSFWPWFTTFMVRYMTWPQFLVMAAKFNVLLWLGVAPWRIWAFWVAPAVMGTVQLFYFGTYLPHRRPDTPEMRPHHARSLPRNHLWAMLSCYFFGYHWEHHESPSTPWWALWRMRDARARAAAVPPERAVGL is encoded by the coding sequence ATGCGCAGCCACGTTCCTCGCGGTCCCTGGGGTGTCCTCATCGCGCTCACCGTCATGGGCGCGTGGTTGGGGCACCTCGTCTGGTTGCTCGTGGGCACACGGCTGTCACTCGCCTCGCCGCTCGCCTGGCTGCACATCGCGCTGCAGGCCTACCTGTGCACGGGCCTGTTCATCACCGGCCATGACGCCATGCACGGCACCGTGAGCCGGCGCCGGTGGGTGAACGAGACGGTGGGCACGCTCGCCTGCTTCCTCTTCGCGGGGCTCTCCTACCGGCGCCTGGTGGTCAACCACCGCGCCCACCACGCCGACCCCACCGGCCCGGACGATCCGGACTTCTCCACCCGCACCCAGTCCTTCTGGCCCTGGTTCACCACCTTCATGGTTCGCTACATGACGTGGCCCCAGTTCCTCGTCATGGCGGCCAAGTTCAACGTGCTGCTGTGGCTGGGCGTGGCGCCGTGGCGCATCTGGGCCTTCTGGGTGGCGCCCGCGGTGATGGGCACGGTGCAACTCTTCTACTTCGGCACCTACCTGCCCCACCGGCGCCCGGACACCCCGGAGATGCGGCCCCACCACGCGCGCTCCCTGCCGCGCAACCACCTGTGGGCGATGCTCTCCTGCTACTTCTTCGGCTACCACTGGGAGCACCATGAATCCCCCTCCACCCCCTGGTGGGCGTTGTGGAGGATGCGGGATGCCCGGGCTCGCGCCGCGGCGGTACCCCCCGAGCGAGCCGTGGGCTTGTAA
- a CDS encoding serine/threonine protein kinase translates to MIHGSTQAQSAPTDPGDPLLGRVLNDKFRILEVLGSGGMGRVYKAIQSPLERLVALKVLNPQYSEGKDPGFQKRFFMEAAVTSKLRHPNTVTIIDYGKTDDGVLYIAMEYLEGQTLAHLSAQVGALPWMRVLSIAQQVARSLREAHRVGLIHRDLKPANIMVLNQEDDHDVVKVLDFGLVKSFLPERERPPNAEITQAGVILGSPLYMAPEQARNVSDPRSDVYSLGVVLFQLLVGRPPFHAPQSIDIIFKHLNEAPPAFSAVWPMHDVPPEVEALVMRCLNKRPEDRFQSMDEVLEGIRRAASAAGFSGAFSSSSPSLITGNGMGAVPNPGSGPFSGPRTGPLPAPSTSGANTLSLGDSAPAPTARPRRTLALALFAISLLLGLGVVAAVSLRSSEPAPAAAVARAPEPAPEPAAPEQALEDEELAPLVPTSAAPATTLIQLQLGSVPEGATVTYEGEVVGRTPLELSVPPDELGHASARVTFSLDGYQRATAVIGGEGPVVRFNQKLQKLQQKKRSGSRSSASKDSSGYKDDPY, encoded by the coding sequence ATGATCCACGGTAGCACCCAGGCGCAGAGCGCACCGACCGACCCCGGAGACCCCCTGCTCGGGCGGGTACTCAACGACAAGTTCCGCATCCTGGAAGTGCTCGGCTCGGGAGGCATGGGCCGGGTGTACAAGGCCATCCAGTCACCGCTCGAGCGCCTGGTGGCGCTCAAGGTGCTCAACCCCCAGTACAGCGAGGGCAAGGATCCCGGCTTCCAGAAGCGCTTCTTCATGGAGGCGGCCGTCACCTCCAAGCTGCGCCACCCCAACACCGTCACCATCATCGACTACGGCAAGACGGACGATGGGGTGCTGTACATCGCCATGGAGTACCTGGAGGGACAGACGCTCGCGCACCTGTCCGCCCAGGTGGGCGCGCTGCCGTGGATGCGCGTGCTCAGCATCGCCCAGCAGGTGGCGCGCTCGCTGCGCGAGGCCCACCGTGTCGGCCTCATCCACCGCGACCTCAAGCCCGCCAACATCATGGTCCTCAACCAGGAGGACGACCATGACGTGGTGAAGGTGCTCGACTTCGGCCTGGTGAAGTCCTTCCTGCCCGAGCGCGAGCGTCCCCCCAACGCGGAAATCACCCAGGCGGGCGTCATCCTCGGCTCGCCGCTGTACATGGCGCCCGAGCAGGCGCGCAACGTGTCGGATCCGCGCAGCGACGTGTACTCGCTGGGCGTGGTGCTGTTCCAACTGCTCGTCGGGCGGCCCCCCTTCCACGCCCCGCAGAGCATCGACATCATCTTCAAGCACCTCAACGAGGCCCCGCCCGCCTTCTCCGCCGTCTGGCCCATGCACGACGTGCCGCCAGAGGTGGAGGCCCTGGTGATGCGCTGCCTGAACAAGCGCCCCGAGGATCGCTTCCAGTCCATGGACGAGGTGCTCGAGGGCATCCGCCGCGCCGCCTCCGCCGCGGGCTTCAGCGGCGCCTTCTCCTCCTCCTCGCCGTCCCTGATCACCGGCAATGGGATGGGCGCCGTGCCCAACCCCGGCAGTGGTCCCTTCAGCGGACCGCGGACCGGGCCCCTGCCCGCGCCGAGCACCTCGGGCGCCAACACCCTGTCCCTGGGCGACTCCGCACCCGCGCCCACGGCGCGCCCCCGGCGCACGCTCGCCCTGGCCCTCTTCGCCATCTCGCTGCTGCTGGGCCTGGGCGTGGTGGCGGCGGTGAGCCTGCGCTCGTCCGAGCCGGCACCGGCCGCCGCCGTGGCCCGTGCCCCCGAGCCCGCCCCCGAGCCCGCGGCCCCGGAACAGGCGCTGGAAGACGAGGAGCTCGCACCGCTCGTGCCCACGAGCGCCGCTCCCGCCACCACGCTCATCCAGTTGCAGCTCGGCAGCGTGCCGGAGGGCGCGACGGTGACGTACGAGGGCGAGGTGGTGGGACGCACGCCGCTGGAGCTGTCCGTGCCGCCCGATGAGCTGGGCCACGCGAGCGCCCGCGTCACGTTCTCGCTCGATGGCTACCAGCGCGCCACCGCCGTCATTGGCGGCGAGGGGCCGGTGGTACGTTTCAACCAGAAGCTGCAGAAGCTGCAGCAGAAGAAGAGGAGCGGCTCCCGTTCGTCGGCGAGCAAGGACTCCTCCGGGTACAAGGACGACCCCTACTGA
- a CDS encoding sulfite oxidase heme-binding subunit YedZ: MASPPLPWLKPAFLVGGLSPLALMLLDFARGSLGANPIERVLNQTGMLALIVLVASLACTPLKLVTGWTWPPRVRKLLGLLGFGYALLHFLVYVGLDQGLRVGALLEDITKRPFITVGFLALVLLVPLAVTSTQGMVRRLGFPRWQRLHRLAYVAVSLGVVHFVWRVKQDVTEPLVYGGVLALLFALRLAEAVRKRRARAALSAT; the protein is encoded by the coding sequence ATGGCCTCGCCCCCGCTTCCCTGGCTCAAGCCGGCCTTCCTCGTGGGAGGCCTGTCCCCCCTGGCCCTGATGCTGCTCGACTTCGCGCGCGGCAGCCTGGGCGCCAATCCCATCGAGCGCGTGCTCAACCAGACGGGGATGCTCGCCCTCATCGTCCTGGTGGCCTCGCTCGCGTGTACGCCGCTCAAGCTCGTCACCGGGTGGACGTGGCCCCCGCGCGTGCGCAAGCTGCTGGGCCTGCTCGGCTTTGGCTACGCGCTGCTGCACTTCCTCGTCTACGTGGGGTTGGATCAGGGCCTGCGCGTGGGGGCCCTCCTCGAGGACATCACCAAGCGGCCCTTCATCACCGTGGGCTTCCTGGCGCTGGTGCTGCTCGTGCCCCTGGCCGTCACCAGCACCCAGGGCATGGTACGCCGCCTGGGCTTTCCCCGCTGGCAGCGGTTGCACCGGCTCGCCTACGTGGCGGTGTCGCTCGGGGTGGTGCACTTCGTGTGGCGGGTGAAGCAGGACGTGACCGAGCCGCTCGTCTATGGCGGGGTGCTCGCGCTGCTCTTCGCCCTTCGCCTGGCCGAGGCCGTCCGCAAGCGCCGGGCTCGCGCGGCTCTGTCGGCCACCTGA
- the msrP gene encoding protein-methionine-sulfoxide reductase catalytic subunit MsrP: MRHLPPEPPGSEITSESLYLRRREFIKSAALFTGTAAVVGTGLQLLSRRPSGGGGGGGGLEGSTPTVTGEVPKAKRPRGPYDTDEAPTPYEDATTYNNFYEFGLDKGDPAENAHTLKPRPWTVVIDGEVARPQRVDLDTMQSWFPLEDRVYRMRCVEAWSMVIPWLGFPLAGLLRRVEPTSKAKYVAFTTLKDPAQMPGQRAHTLDWPYVEGLRLDEALHPLTMLAVGMYGKVLPNQNGAPLRLVVPWKYGFKGIKSIVRISLTEKEPPTTWNLANGREYGFFANVNPEVAHPRWSQATERRIGELRRRPTLPFNGYADQVASLYTGMDLRKYY, from the coding sequence ATGCGCCACCTGCCCCCCGAGCCCCCCGGTTCCGAGATCACCTCCGAGTCGCTGTACCTGCGTCGGCGCGAGTTCATCAAGAGCGCCGCGCTCTTCACGGGGACGGCCGCCGTCGTGGGCACGGGTCTCCAGTTGCTCAGCCGCCGTCCTTCCGGGGGTGGTGGGGGAGGGGGTGGACTCGAGGGTTCGACTCCCACCGTCACGGGCGAGGTGCCCAAGGCGAAGCGGCCCCGGGGTCCCTACGACACCGACGAGGCGCCCACGCCCTACGAGGACGCCACCACCTACAACAACTTCTACGAGTTCGGCCTCGACAAGGGCGACCCGGCCGAGAACGCGCACACGCTCAAGCCGCGCCCGTGGACGGTCGTCATCGACGGCGAGGTGGCCAGGCCGCAGCGGGTGGACCTGGACACGATGCAGTCCTGGTTCCCCCTGGAGGATCGCGTCTACCGGATGCGCTGCGTGGAGGCCTGGTCCATGGTGATTCCGTGGCTGGGCTTTCCGCTGGCGGGGCTCCTGCGGCGCGTGGAGCCCACGAGCAAGGCGAAGTACGTGGCCTTCACCACCTTGAAGGATCCCGCGCAGATGCCCGGTCAGCGCGCGCACACGCTCGACTGGCCCTATGTCGAGGGGCTGCGCCTGGACGAGGCCCTGCACCCGCTCACGATGCTGGCGGTGGGCATGTACGGCAAGGTGCTGCCCAACCAGAACGGCGCGCCGTTGCGGCTCGTGGTGCCGTGGAAGTACGGCTTCAAGGGCATCAAGTCCATCGTGCGCATCTCGCTCACGGAGAAGGAGCCGCCCACCACGTGGAACCTGGCCAACGGGCGCGAGTACGGCTTCTTCGCGAACGTGAATCCCGAGGTGGCCCACCCCCGCTGGAGCCAGGCCACCGAGCGCCGCATCGGTGAGCTGCGCCGCCGTCCCACGCTGCCCTTCAATGGCTACGCCGATCAGGTGGCGAGCCTCTACACCGGCATGGACCTGCGGAAGTACTACTGA
- a CDS encoding DUF6714 family protein yields the protein MPPPPAEERIGYNPDDWESAELSQAFKGRHWKNLSLAELQYHSISFTSSEGFRYYLPAYLMGALADYGNLMPHTVYGLTLAEGTSPQDEKLRHWQLERFDGLS from the coding sequence ATGCCCCCCCCTCCGGCGGAGGAGCGCATTGGCTACAATCCCGACGACTGGGAGAGTGCCGAGCTGTCTCAAGCCTTCAAGGGGCGGCACTGGAAGAATTTGTCCCTGGCCGAGCTGCAGTACCACAGCATCTCGTTCACGAGTTCGGAAGGGTTCCGTTACTACCTTCCCGCCTACCTGATGGGCGCATTGGCGGACTACGGCAACCTGATGCCCCACACCGTGTACGGCCTCACCCTGGCAGAGGGCACATCCCCCCAGGACGAGAAACTTCGTCACTGGCAGCTCGAACGCTTCGATGGCCTCTCATAA
- a CDS encoding response regulator: MKSATVVPEVLATSTSRSTSIAPESARPAGMSAPAVTRPGLLPETPRPFGTLNAETARAFAVAAHETRPFARPEPGVKPQRVLLVDDSRSIRTLLKIYLMARAFEYIEAESAEAALAELEKQPVDLILTDFHMDGMNGADFAAAVRAHKDAKVTRIPILMMTGDANAAEVRNKGQKAGINAFVRKPVSCAQLMTLVDTILPAPKKE; the protein is encoded by the coding sequence ATGAAGTCGGCCACCGTTGTTCCTGAAGTGCTGGCGACGTCCACGTCACGTTCCACGTCGATCGCTCCCGAGTCGGCGCGCCCCGCGGGTATGTCCGCTCCGGCGGTCACCCGCCCTGGCCTGCTGCCCGAGACGCCTCGGCCCTTTGGCACGCTCAACGCCGAGACGGCGCGCGCCTTCGCCGTGGCGGCCCACGAGACGCGCCCCTTCGCCCGTCCCGAACCGGGAGTGAAGCCCCAGCGCGTACTGCTGGTGGACGACAGCCGCTCCATCCGCACGCTGCTCAAGATCTACCTGATGGCGCGCGCCTTCGAGTACATCGAGGCGGAGTCGGCCGAGGCGGCGCTGGCGGAGCTGGAGAAGCAGCCGGTGGACCTCATCCTCACCGACTTCCACATGGACGGGATGAACGGGGCGGACTTCGCCGCCGCGGTGCGCGCGCACAAGGACGCGAAGGTGACGCGCATTCCCATCCTGATGATGACGGGCGACGCGAACGCGGCCGAGGTGCGCAACAAGGGCCAGAAGGCGGGCATCAACGCCTTCGTGCGCAAGCCGGTGAGCTGCGCCCAGCTCATGACGCTGGTGGACACCATCCTCCCGGCGCCGAAGAAGGAGTAG